In one Bufo gargarizans isolate SCDJY-AF-19 chromosome 11, ASM1485885v1, whole genome shotgun sequence genomic region, the following are encoded:
- the TTBK2 gene encoding LOW QUALITY PROTEIN: tau-tubulin kinase 2 (The sequence of the model RefSeq protein was modified relative to this genomic sequence to represent the inferred CDS: deleted 1 base in 1 codon), whose translation MSGGGEQPDILNVGVLVKERWKVLRKIGGGGFGEIYDALDLLTRENVALKVESAQQPKQVLKMEVAVLKKLQGKDHVCRFIGCGRNDRFNYVVMQLQGRNLADLRRSQSRGTFSVSTMLRLGRQILEAVESIHSVGFLHRDIKPSNFAMGRFPSTCRKCYMLDFGLARQFTNSCGEVRPPRAVAGFRGTVRYASVNAHRNREMGRHDDLWSLFYMLVEFVVGQLPWRKIKDKEQVGSIKERYEHRLMLKHLPPEFHLFLEHISSLDYITKPDYQLLISVFDNSMKTYGVVESDPFDWEKSGMDGSLTTTTTSTTPQLHTRLTPAAIGIANATPVHGDLLRENTDEVFPDEQLSDAENGIPIMVSPERIPGSPSHQRPQEKDVWEEMDANRNKVKMGLCKAAAEEEHSNGHVNGIHNAPSLGSPVRVRSEITQLDRDVPLLRKLRTIHSFELERRLTLESKPDADKFLENCVEKIQKEPNVKDSPAADGSSPSPSQPRKTIVAPTNADHVWHYDDEYIPEGSKPGSASSPEHLDGVVSNGFVAVNLSSCRQEVDSKEWVIVDKERDLKDFASNGNKGQKVTGSPSEEEPEVLQALEESPQDGPPKLASWLDNNKITDAGIELDILVTSGPCIDKLDPMSGAAGQLLPATPTSPMEAQAEGAITPLGASHILLSSTSRPACNPMRFTSPCTPQSSRSESPHKKEIGIPKSQSAESCSSSSRSASRRKLPAIPHGATKYPSVIRISKSQMTIPRPSVTSTQSASESFPCGPHLEKRDRDSNVLEMLSPHENPTRYSTIEDLILSGTNKGNLALDLDQCGQNKASGKAIDPGDKDLVNGYDLMPNEKKSIEAPVRSHSGSLVEGKSEQNHSFHPPRLSPGQYKISDGVMTDIYESAKTRTCSVPNEHLDLQEIKLEADLNPQNVDVAVPTATSLEKVQQNGYHKDKNTVSANCCPESSLSMLLDQVSDKDQNNVNNGQQLDLSDGSQQSKKNHTKSSLPTRHSRIPVLAPEVDSASESSSPISAKEKLFLKKAHQTDLARLLMEKRQIKSFFGDFSSASDKSLEEKTSPPAVRLSEEEVFFIPRTVSDSNVRQSDDGSVTSHSPQSRRSKIPRPVSWTSNDQISSAPSTPFLPRPPPGKPPTRPGVEARIRRYKVLGSGNSDSDLLSRLAQIIQKGSQRQRSSSQSKSPGSPHSPKTPPKSPAVPRRSPSASPRSSSLPRTNSTSSSRAGRPHHHDPKSSSPYVGRSKSPPTLSGSSSSRRSCQQDHCCSKQSKNLSKGPGGTHHSTGSKTSRGKPSVREVKVSSKLSR comes from the exons GGTCGAAATTTGGCAGATCTCCGACGTAGCCAATCCAGAGGTACCTTCTCCGTCAGCACCATGCTACGACTTGGGCGACAGATCTTGGAAGCTGTTGAGAGCATTCATTCTGTGGGCTTCTTACACAGAGATATCAAACCA TCCAATTTTGCGATGGGCCGGTTTCCCAGTACCTGTCGGAAGTGTTACATGCTGGATTTTGGGCTAGCGAGGCAGTTTACAAACTCCTGTGGAGAAGTTCGGCCG CCTCGAGCTGTTGCTGGATTTCGTGGGACTGTACGGTATGCATCTGTCAATGCACATAGGAACAGG gagatGGGCCGTCATGATGATCTTTGGTCCCTCTTCTACATGCTGGTTGAATTTGTGGTTGGCCAGCTTCCATGGAGGAAGATCAAAGACAAG GAACAAGTTGGTTCCATTAAGGAGCGCTATGAACATCGTCTTATGTTGAAGCATCTCCCTCCAGAATTTCATTTATTTCTTGAACACATCAGCAGCTTGGACTACATTACAAAACCAGATTACCAG CTTCTTATATCTGTTTTTGACAACAGTATGAAGACCTATGGCGTGGTA GAGAGCGATCCATTTGACTGGGAGAAGAGTGGCATGGACGGTTCATTAACTACCACTACCACATCCACCACTCCTCAGCTTCACACTCGCCTGACACCTGCTGCTATCGG AATTGCAAATGCCACTCCCGTCCATGGTGATCTACTGCGCGAGAACACAGACGAAGTGTTTCCTGATGAACAGCTCAGCGATGCGGAGAATGGTATCCCTATTATGGTTTCCCCTGAACGGATCCCAGGATCACCCAGTCATCAGCGTCCCCAGGAGAAGGACGTTTGGGAGGAGATGGATGCCAACAGGAATAAAGTTAAAATGGGACTCTGCAAG GCTGCTGCAGAAGAAGAACATAGTAATGGTCATGTAAATGGCATACATAATGCTCCAAGCCTGGGCTCTCCTGTGAGGGTTCGTTCAGAAATCACACAGTTAGATCGGGACGTTCCTCTTCTGCGTAAATTACGTACTATACACAGCTTCGAGCTAGAGAGGAGATTGACACTGGAATCAAAACCTGATGCTGACAAGTTTTTGGAGAACTG TGTTGAAAAGATCCAAAAGGAACCCAATGTCAAAGATTCACCAGCTGCTGATGGGTCTTCACCATCTCCTTCTCAACCAAGAAAGACCATTGTAGCCCCGACCAATGCTGACCATGTGTGGCACTATGATGATGAGTATATACCAGAAGGATCTAAGCCAGGGTCAGCCAGTTCCCCAGAGCACTTGGATGGTGTAGTTAGCAATGGATTTGTAGCAGTAAATCTGAGCTCCTGCCGGCAGGAGGTTGACTCTAAAGAATGGGTCATTGTGGATAAAGAGCGTGATTTAAAGGATTTTGCATCAAATGGGAATAAAGGTCAGAAGGTTACTGGAAGTCCATCAGAAGAGGAACCAGAGGTACTACAAGCGTTGGAAGAATCTCCTCAAGACGGACCTCCAAAACTGGCCTCATGGTTAGATAACAATAAGATAACAGATGCAGGGATTGAACTTGATATCCTGGTTACTTCAGGCCCTTGTATTGATAAACTGGATCCTATGTCAGGAGCTGCTGGCCAGCTGCTTCCAGCAACACCTACAAGCCCCATGGAAGCCCAAGCTGAAGGGGCTATCACACCG CTTGGTGCTTCTCACATCCTGTTATCCTCTACCTCAAGACCTGCTTGCAATCCCATGCGCTTCACAAGCCCCTGTACACCCCAGTCGAGCCGTTCAGAGTCTCCACACAAGAAAGAGATTGGCATCCCCAAGAGTCAGTCAGCTGAGAGTTGCTCTTCTTCCTCTCGTTCAGCCAGCCGCAGGAAGCTACCTGCCATTCCCCACGGTGCCACCAAGTATCCCAGTGTAATTCGAATATCAAAGTCCCAG ATGACGATTCCTCGACCTTCTGTTACATCAACCCAGTCTGCTTCAGAAAGCTTCCCTTGTGGACCACACTTAGAGAAAAGAGATCGGGACTCCAATGTTTTAGAAATGCTATCACCACATGAGAATCCAACAAGATATAGTACCATAGAAGATCTAATTTTATCTGGTACTAACAAAGGAAACCTGGCATTAGATTTAGACCAATGTGGTCAGAACAAAGCAAGTGGCAAAGCCATAGACCCAGGAGATAAAGACTTGGTGAATGGTTATGATCTAATGCCAAATGAGAAGAAAAGCATAGAGGCTCCAGTACGCTCTCATTCAGGCTCTTTAGTTGAGGGCAAATCTGAACAAAACCATAGTTTTCATCCTCCTAGGCTTTCTCCTGGACAGTATAAAATCTCTGACGGTGTAATGACTGATATTTATGAATCCGCAAAGACCAGGACTTGCTCTGTGCCAAATGAACACTTAGATCTTCAAGAAATAAAGTTGGAAGCAGATTTGAATCCACAAAACGTTGATGTGGCAGTGCCTACAGCAACCTCCCTTGAAAAGGTTCAGCAAAATGGGTATCACAAAGATAAAAATACAGTATCTGCTAATTGCTGTCCAGAATCCAGCTTGTCCATGTTACTTGATCAAGTTAGCGATAAGGATCAAAATAATGTTAACAATGGACAACAGTTGGACCTAAGTGATGGCTCTCAACAGTCTAAAAAGAACCACACAAAATCATCTCTTCCAACTAGACATAGCAGGATTCCTGTTTTGGCCCCAGAGGTTGATTCTGCATCAGAATCGTCCTCTCCAATCTCTGCAAAGGAGAAGCTTTTTCTGAAAAAGGCTCACCAGACAGACCTTGCCAGGCTCTTAATGGAAAAACGACAGATTAAGTCATTTTTCGGTGACTTCTCAAGTGCCTCTGACAAGTCTCTGGAAGAAAAGACCTCACCACCAGCTGTACGTTTATCTGAGGAAGAAGTCTTCTTCATTCCCAGAACAGTGTCTGATTCTAACGTCCGGCAGTCTGACGATGGATCTGTAACATCTCACAGTCCCCAGTCTAGAAGGAGTAAGATCCCTCGTCCTGTGTCTTGGACAAGTAATGATCAGATCAGCAGTGCCCCTTCAACACCTTTCCTTCCAAGACCACCACCAGGAAAACCACCCACAAGACCAGGAGTGGAGGCACG CATACGAAGGTACAAGGTTTTGGGAAGCGGTAACTCTGATTCAGACCTGCTGTCCCGTCTTGCCCAGATTATTCAGAAAGGGTCTCAAAGACAACGCAGTTCTTCCCAGTCCAAAAGCCCAGGTTCACCCCACAGCCCCAAAACTCCTCCCAAGAGTCCTGCTGTTCCACGACGGAGCCCAAGTGCTTCCCCACGCAGCTCTTCCTTACCCCGCACCAATAGCACTTCTTCATCAAGAGCAGGAAGGCCCCATCATCATGACCCTAAAAGTTCATCTCCGTATGTGGGCCGGAGCAAATCTCCACCTACTCTGTCTGGTTCTTCTTCTTCAAGACGGTCCTGTCAACAGGATCATTGCTGCAGCAAACAAAGTAAGAACTTATCCAAGGGACCAGGTGGCACTCACCACTCTACGGGGAGTAAAACCAGCCGTGGAAAACCCTCTGTTCGAGAGGTGAAAGTATCTAGTAAACTGAGCAGATAG